One Paraburkholderia agricolaris DNA segment encodes these proteins:
- a CDS encoding universal stress protein, with protein MYKHILVAIDGSETSEHAFAAALQLAGESGAQLQPIYVVDNPLMAYDASGYDPTILHDAFVKEGQRLLADTLARMKRENVTGTPRMVDVAPIGEDISERIRITANEFNADLLVLGTHGRRGFKRLFLGSVAERVVRSANCPVLLVPSRQMQTAHVEPAQTDHADVAAAMLTMPR; from the coding sequence ATGTACAAACACATTCTTGTAGCGATCGACGGCAGTGAAACGTCTGAACATGCGTTCGCCGCCGCTTTACAACTCGCTGGCGAGAGCGGCGCGCAATTGCAACCGATTTATGTCGTCGACAATCCGTTGATGGCGTACGACGCCTCCGGCTACGATCCAACGATCCTGCATGACGCGTTCGTGAAAGAAGGTCAGCGCTTGCTGGCGGACACCCTGGCGCGTATGAAACGCGAAAACGTGACCGGCACGCCGCGGATGGTGGACGTCGCGCCGATCGGCGAAGATATCTCAGAGCGCATCCGCATCACGGCCAACGAATTCAATGCGGACCTTCTGGTGCTTGGCACGCACGGACGACGGGGCTTCAAACGGCTGTTTCTCGGCAGCGTCGCCGAGCGCGTGGTGCGCAGCGCCAACTGTCCAGTGTTGCTGGTGCCGAGCCGCCAGATGCAAACCGCGCACGTAGAGCCGGCCCAAACGGATCATGCCGACGTTGCCGCTGCGATGCTGACAATGCCGCGCTAA
- a CDS encoding DesA/ISL3 alpha bundle tail domain-containing protein gives MRGSAALVRQPPALRRDGDQKLPTCVELREELMAMWDRSNVPCEQLLLQLQDWCRRAELSGIDAFAEFSFRPREYA, from the coding sequence GTGCGCGGGAGCGCGGCCCTCGTTCGGCAACCTCCGGCATTGCGGCGCGACGGCGACCAGAAGCTGCCTACATGCGTTGAGTTGCGAGAGGAACTCATGGCGATGTGGGACCGCTCCAATGTGCCGTGTGAGCAGTTGCTCCTTCAGTTGCAGGATTGGTGCCGTCGCGCCGAACTAAGCGGGATTGATGCCTTTGCGGAGTTTTCATTTCGCCCCCGCGAGTACGCTTGA
- a CDS encoding PRC-barrel domain-containing protein, whose amino-acid sequence MTAPHPKQSEVTMKRINHSLSVVLLVTAMTSGPLWAQGTPQTINAKRVDVVQLASGYRASKINGSSVYNRNKDTIGTIDDVIVGPADPTPYLILSVGGFLGMGTHLVAIPFSSVQIVDKQMRLPDATKESLRALPEFKYAPD is encoded by the coding sequence ATGACCGCACCGCATCCTAAACAGAGTGAGGTCACCATGAAACGGATTAATCATTCATTGTCTGTGGTTCTGCTGGTCACGGCGATGACAAGCGGGCCGCTTTGGGCTCAAGGAACACCGCAAACTATCAATGCGAAACGAGTCGACGTAGTACAACTGGCGAGCGGGTATCGCGCCTCCAAGATCAACGGTTCTTCCGTCTACAACCGCAACAAGGACACGATCGGGACTATCGACGATGTGATCGTCGGTCCGGCTGATCCGACGCCGTACCTTATCCTTTCAGTGGGCGGGTTTCTGGGCATGGGGACTCATCTGGTCGCGATACCGTTCAGCAGTGTCCAGATCGTCGACAAACAAATGCGGCTACCGGATGCGACCAAAGAATCCCTGCGGGCGTTGCCCGAGTTCAAGTACGCGCCGGACTAG
- a CDS encoding amino acid permease gives MDNSVTTSAALPAADTAKRGKYLSVTSIGLMTAAAVVTSLRGLPLLAKEEMTMFVYLAFTVVFYLIPASLISAELGGAFADRRGGIYTWVAEAFGTRWGFLAIWLQWIQNVVWFPVALTFGAAALAYTIGRPELAKNGVYVGIFCIVAYWLATWVVLQGVEVFAKIANWTFVIGTIVPGVVLLGLLGYWISSGHPLGWQHLNDAALSQDGHSRYWPAIHGFGTISFLAGIVLLFAGVEVQAVHVIDMRSPSRGYPAAIGLGALISVLIFALGALPIAAILPYQKISLQSGVFDSFGAVLADIWHMNWAVSGLSLLVGVGAISGVLAWLGSPSRGLLETAHEGELPPLLQAKNNKGMPTHILLAQGLIVTVISCFYFVIRDVSVAFFLISAMTIALYLIAYMLMYAAAIRLRYSAPALPRPFTVPGGSAGMWLTAGVGFAGVLFSFVVSFFPPDQLPVGSPWLYTGLVVLGIVVFAGIPLIIHHVRRSDWAIAHDVPLVSPAAIPLK, from the coding sequence ATGGATAACAGCGTTACCACCTCGGCCGCGTTGCCGGCCGCAGACACCGCAAAGCGCGGTAAGTATCTGAGCGTCACGTCGATTGGTTTGATGACAGCCGCAGCCGTGGTCACCAGCCTGCGCGGACTTCCTTTGCTGGCGAAGGAGGAGATGACGATGTTCGTCTATCTCGCGTTTACCGTGGTTTTTTATCTGATCCCGGCGTCGCTGATTTCGGCTGAACTGGGCGGCGCTTTTGCGGACCGGCGCGGGGGGATCTATACGTGGGTCGCGGAAGCGTTCGGCACACGGTGGGGTTTTCTTGCAATCTGGCTGCAATGGATCCAGAACGTGGTCTGGTTTCCGGTCGCGCTGACATTCGGCGCGGCAGCGCTCGCGTACACGATCGGGCGGCCGGAGCTGGCGAAGAACGGTGTCTACGTGGGGATTTTCTGCATCGTCGCGTACTGGCTCGCGACGTGGGTCGTGCTGCAAGGCGTGGAAGTCTTCGCAAAGATCGCCAACTGGACCTTCGTGATCGGCACCATCGTACCGGGCGTGGTGCTGCTGGGGCTGCTCGGCTACTGGATCAGCAGCGGCCACCCGCTCGGCTGGCAACACCTGAACGATGCGGCACTGTCTCAGGATGGTCATTCCCGTTACTGGCCCGCGATTCACGGTTTCGGAACGATCTCGTTTCTTGCCGGCATCGTGCTGCTGTTTGCCGGTGTTGAGGTGCAGGCGGTTCACGTGATCGACATGCGCAGCCCGAGTCGCGGTTATCCGGCGGCCATAGGACTGGGGGCGCTGATTTCGGTGCTGATCTTCGCACTTGGTGCATTGCCGATCGCGGCAATCCTGCCGTACCAGAAGATCTCGCTGCAATCCGGCGTGTTCGACTCGTTTGGCGCCGTGCTTGCCGACATCTGGCACATGAACTGGGCTGTGTCGGGCTTGTCGCTGCTGGTCGGCGTCGGTGCAATCAGCGGCGTGCTGGCATGGCTCGGCAGCCCGTCGCGCGGCCTGCTCGAGACAGCGCATGAGGGCGAGTTGCCGCCGCTCCTTCAGGCGAAGAATAACAAAGGCATGCCGACTCATATTCTGCTGGCGCAAGGTCTGATAGTGACCGTCATTTCCTGCTTCTACTTCGTGATCCGTGATGTCTCGGTCGCGTTCTTCCTGATTTCTGCGATGACGATCGCGCTTTACCTGATCGCTTACATGTTGATGTATGCGGCGGCGATCCGGTTGCGTTACTCCGCACCAGCTTTGCCACGTCCCTTCACGGTCCCCGGAGGATCAGCCGGCATGTGGCTGACGGCCGGTGTAGGCTTCGCCGGCGTTCTGTTCAGTTTCGTCGTATCGTTCTTCCCGCCGGACCAGTTGCCGGTCGGCTCACCATGGCTTTACACGGGGTTGGTCGTGCTCGGCATCGTTGTGTTCGCAGGCATTCCGTTGATCATCCACCATGTGCGACGCAGCGACTGGGCGATTGCTCATGACGTGCCGCTTGTTAGTCCCGCTGCGATACCGCTGAAATAG
- a CDS encoding BPSL1445 family SYLF domain-containing lipoprotein, translating into MLRRTFLFTTPGSILAIGLALSACTTTSPSDASGAQMNKRHSIDAGVDSTLGRLYTAANGSRELVQKARGVLVFPSVIDAGFVIGGQYGEGSLRVGGRTVGYYSTATGSIGWQAGAQSKAIVFLFMTEESLAKFRNSEGWSAGGDASVALLKIGANGNVDTGTATGQVDAFVLTNSGLMAGVTLDGTKVSRLKTL; encoded by the coding sequence ATGCTGCGAAGAACTTTTCTATTTACGACACCCGGTTCGATCCTCGCGATCGGGCTAGCGCTGTCAGCTTGCACCACAACAAGCCCGTCCGACGCCAGTGGTGCACAGATGAACAAGCGTCATAGTATCGACGCAGGTGTGGATTCGACTTTGGGACGTCTCTACACCGCCGCAAACGGATCGCGCGAACTAGTGCAGAAGGCCCGTGGGGTGCTGGTATTCCCGTCGGTCATCGATGCGGGCTTCGTTATCGGCGGCCAGTATGGCGAGGGCTCGTTGCGGGTTGGCGGGCGTACCGTCGGGTACTACAGCACGGCAACGGGGTCGATTGGCTGGCAAGCCGGCGCGCAGTCGAAGGCGATCGTCTTTCTGTTCATGACGGAGGAATCGCTGGCGAAATTCCGTAACAGCGAAGGCTGGTCGGCGGGCGGCGATGCGTCGGTGGCGTTGCTGAAGATCGGTGCGAACGGCAATGTCGATACGGGTACCGCAACCGGTCAGGTGGACGCGTTCGTGCTGACCAACAGTGGGCTGATGGCAGGCGTGACGCTCGACGGCACGAAGGTCAGCCGGCTCAAAACCCTGTAA
- a CDS encoding PRC-barrel domain-containing protein — protein MLRNIEFLQGSTVKANDGDVGTVTQVYFDDEAWGVRYLVVETGDWLRDRQVLISPYAVSHSDPGSSAVHVKLTRQQVRDSPNIDAHKPVSRQHEIQYLRYYGYPTYWGGANVWGMGAYPAFDGPAATAALPLGVSPLVDPDPEADEPPVDTHLRSTEAVKGYHIETIDGSIGHVSGFIFDDETWVIRYLTVDTRNWWPGGKEVLLATEWIELIDWFGSTVSTTLTRDAIKQSPAYDDAIPVDRDYETALYEFYGREGYWSKERTALPGERMIAP, from the coding sequence ATGTTGCGCAATATAGAGTTTTTACAGGGATCCACCGTCAAGGCGAACGACGGTGACGTCGGAACCGTCACGCAAGTCTACTTCGATGACGAAGCGTGGGGCGTTCGCTATCTGGTGGTCGAAACTGGTGACTGGCTCAGGGATCGGCAGGTGCTGATTTCTCCGTATGCCGTTTCTCACTCGGATCCTGGATCAAGCGCCGTGCATGTGAAACTCACGCGGCAACAGGTGAGGGACAGTCCGAATATCGACGCGCATAAGCCTGTGTCGCGTCAACATGAGATCCAGTACCTGCGATACTACGGCTATCCGACGTACTGGGGCGGAGCAAATGTGTGGGGAATGGGGGCCTATCCCGCATTCGACGGACCCGCTGCGACGGCGGCACTCCCATTGGGCGTTTCTCCGCTTGTCGACCCGGACCCCGAGGCCGACGAGCCGCCGGTGGACACCCATTTGCGAAGCACCGAAGCGGTGAAGGGGTACCACATCGAAACGATCGACGGCAGCATCGGTCACGTTTCCGGTTTTATCTTCGACGATGAAACCTGGGTCATACGCTATCTGACCGTCGATACGCGCAACTGGTGGCCCGGCGGCAAGGAAGTCCTGCTGGCGACAGAATGGATCGAATTGATCGACTGGTTCGGCTCAACCGTTTCAACGACGTTAACGCGCGATGCGATCAAGCAAAGCCCGGCATACGACGATGCGATTCCAGTCGATCGGGACTACGAAACGGCGTTGTACGAGTTTTACGGCAGGGAGGGGTATTGGTCGAAAGAGAGGACTGCTTTGCCGGGTGAACGAATGATCGCACCATGA
- a CDS encoding glutamate decarboxylase, whose protein sequence is MTFLKSPPATPDAVADEYAATISGSSLPKYRIPETSSDRRAVFDLVRDELFMDGNSRQNVATFCTTYADDEVRRLMDLSIDKNMIDKDEYPQTAEIEMRCVHMLADLWHSPKSWKTTGCSTTGSSEACMLGGLALKWQWKKRQEAQGKPADKPNFVCGPVQVCWEKFARYFDVEMRQVPLSGDATGLRPEDLAQYCDENTIGVVATLGITFTCVYEPVKALATALDALQTNIGLDIPIHVDAASGGFVAPFIQPDLEWDFSVPRVKSINASGHKYGLAPLGVGWVVWRSTQDLPDDLIFRVDYLGGDMPTFALNFSRPAGQIIAQYYMLLRLGREGYRHIQQECADTAQALADGLAKIDALEMIYDGRGALPAVCYKLKHPETAGFTLFDLSDQVRMRGWQIASYKLPAGREDTVVQRVLIRRGVTRDMAAMLLKDIGHAVEHLTKNPVLHSTAGPTFHHD, encoded by the coding sequence ATGACCTTTCTAAAATCCCCTCCCGCTACGCCCGATGCTGTTGCAGACGAATACGCCGCGACGATCTCCGGCTCTTCGCTGCCGAAGTACCGGATTCCAGAGACCTCGTCCGACCGCCGCGCGGTATTCGATCTGGTACGTGACGAGTTATTCATGGACGGCAACTCGCGACAGAACGTCGCGACGTTTTGCACCACCTATGCCGACGACGAGGTTCGCCGGCTGATGGATCTGTCGATCGACAAGAACATGATCGACAAGGACGAGTATCCGCAAACTGCGGAGATCGAAATGCGTTGCGTGCATATGCTTGCCGACCTGTGGCATTCCCCGAAGTCTTGGAAGACCACCGGTTGTTCAACGACGGGGTCGAGCGAGGCCTGCATGCTCGGTGGTCTCGCGCTCAAGTGGCAGTGGAAGAAGCGCCAGGAAGCCCAAGGCAAACCGGCCGACAAGCCGAACTTCGTCTGCGGGCCGGTGCAGGTGTGCTGGGAAAAATTCGCCCGGTACTTCGACGTCGAGATGCGGCAGGTTCCGCTCAGCGGCGACGCGACCGGACTGCGGCCGGAAGATCTGGCCCAGTATTGCGACGAGAATACCATTGGTGTCGTGGCCACGCTTGGCATCACGTTCACCTGCGTTTATGAACCGGTGAAGGCGCTGGCGACCGCGCTCGACGCCCTGCAAACCAATATTGGACTCGACATTCCGATTCACGTCGATGCCGCTAGCGGCGGTTTCGTCGCACCGTTCATCCAGCCCGATCTCGAATGGGACTTCAGCGTGCCCCGCGTCAAATCGATCAACGCGTCGGGTCATAAGTACGGGCTCGCGCCGCTCGGGGTCGGCTGGGTAGTCTGGCGCAGCACGCAGGACTTGCCCGACGACCTGATCTTCCGCGTTGACTATCTGGGCGGTGACATGCCGACGTTTGCCCTGAATTTCTCGCGGCCGGCCGGACAGATCATCGCGCAGTACTACATGTTGCTGCGCCTGGGCCGTGAAGGTTATCGACATATCCAGCAGGAATGCGCCGACACCGCGCAAGCGTTGGCCGACGGTCTCGCGAAGATCGACGCGCTGGAGATGATCTACGACGGGCGCGGCGCGTTGCCGGCTGTCTGCTACAAGCTGAAGCATCCTGAAACAGCGGGCTTTACGCTGTTCGATCTGTCTGATCAGGTACGCATGCGCGGTTGGCAGATCGCCTCGTACAAGTTGCCTGCGGGGCGCGAGGACACCGTCGTACAGCGCGTGTTGATCCGGCGCGGCGTGACCCGCGATATGGCGGCGATGTTGCTCAAGGACATCGGGCACGCGGTCGAGCATCTGACGAAGAATCCGGTGCTGCATTCCACCGCCGGCCCTACGTTCCATCACGATTGA
- a CDS encoding Crp/Fnr family transcriptional regulator, which yields MSSINQPRDNHLLAVLPEAEWARIGPHVVQMDMPLGQVVYESGDRLDHVYFPSTAIVSLLYVMEDGASGEIAIVGNEGVVGIALFMGGDTTPSRAVVQSAGKAYRLEARILKEEFHRAGPMQRLLLRYTQALITQMAQTAVCNRHHSIDQQLCRWLLLSIDRLPSNELKMTQELIANMLGVRRPGVTEAAMKLQEARLIRYSHGHIEVLDRPGLEKRVCECYGVVKREFDRLLPDLRAL from the coding sequence ATGTCGAGTATCAATCAACCTCGCGACAACCATCTGCTTGCCGTGTTGCCTGAAGCAGAATGGGCCCGTATCGGACCGCACGTGGTGCAAATGGATATGCCGCTGGGTCAGGTTGTCTACGAATCCGGTGACCGCCTCGATCACGTCTATTTCCCGTCCACTGCGATTGTTTCTCTGCTGTATGTAATGGAAGACGGCGCGTCCGGCGAGATTGCGATCGTTGGCAATGAGGGGGTGGTGGGCATTGCTCTCTTCATGGGCGGCGACACCACGCCAAGCCGGGCTGTTGTGCAGAGCGCGGGGAAGGCGTACCGGCTGGAGGCTCGCATTCTTAAGGAGGAGTTTCATCGTGCCGGCCCAATGCAGCGACTGCTGCTGCGCTATACCCAGGCACTAATCACCCAGATGGCGCAGACCGCGGTGTGCAACCGGCATCATTCGATCGACCAGCAGTTGTGCCGCTGGCTGCTGCTTAGCATCGACCGCCTGCCGTCCAATGAGCTGAAGATGACTCAGGAACTGATTGCCAACATGCTTGGGGTGCGCCGGCCCGGTGTCACCGAAGCGGCGATGAAGTTGCAGGAGGCCCGTCTGATCCGTTACAGCCACGGTCACATCGAAGTGCTGGATCGACCGGGGCTTGAAAAGCGCGTGTGTGAATGCTACGGGGTGGTGAAGCGGGAATTCGACCGCCTGTTGCCAGACTTGAGAGCGCTATAG
- a CDS encoding DUF3096 domain-containing protein, producing the protein MHMLTSAGPLVSLIAGILILVVPRLLNYIVAIYLIVIGLLGLFGSHIH; encoded by the coding sequence ATGCACATGCTCACGAGTGCAGGTCCACTAGTCTCATTGATTGCCGGCATCCTGATTCTTGTCGTGCCACGTCTTTTGAACTACATCGTGGCGATCTATCTGATTGTGATCGGATTGCTGGGGCTTTTCGGAAGTCACATTCACTGA
- a CDS encoding zinc-dependent alcohol dehydrogenase family protein, whose protein sequence is MKALVYLGPGKKAVEERTKPEIEASTDAIVKISKTTICGTDLHILKGDVPTCQPGRVLGHEGTGVIDQVGAGVTAFKPGEQVLISCISACGKCLYCRKLMYSHCVSGGWILGNKIDGTQAEFVRIPHADTSLHRISGDADEEALVMLSDILPTGFECGVLNGKVQPGSTVAIVGSGPIGLAALLTARFYSPAKIIMVDLDNSRLETAQRFGATAVVNSGDGKAVEALMKLTADRGVDTAIEAVGIPATFELCEAIIAPGGTIANIGVHGVKVDLHLEHLWDRNITITTRLVDTVSTPMLLDTLRARNLDAGLLITHRFRFDQILDAYETFEHAADTHALKVIIAA, encoded by the coding sequence ATGAAAGCACTCGTTTATCTTGGTCCTGGCAAGAAGGCCGTTGAAGAACGAACCAAGCCGGAGATAGAGGCGTCCACCGACGCGATCGTCAAGATCAGTAAGACGACAATTTGCGGTACGGATCTCCACATTCTCAAAGGTGACGTTCCGACCTGCCAGCCGGGACGCGTGCTTGGTCACGAAGGCACCGGCGTGATCGATCAGGTCGGTGCAGGTGTCACCGCGTTCAAACCGGGTGAGCAGGTCCTCATTTCATGCATCAGCGCATGCGGAAAGTGCCTGTACTGTCGCAAACTTATGTATTCCCACTGCGTCAGCGGTGGCTGGATTCTTGGCAACAAGATTGACGGTACACAGGCCGAGTTCGTGCGGATTCCGCACGCGGATACCAGTCTCCACCGGATTTCCGGCGATGCTGACGAAGAGGCGCTGGTGATGCTGAGCGATATCCTGCCGACAGGCTTTGAGTGCGGTGTGCTTAATGGCAAGGTGCAGCCCGGTAGTACCGTGGCTATTGTCGGCAGCGGGCCGATTGGGCTCGCTGCGCTGCTCACAGCAAGGTTTTACTCTCCAGCCAAGATCATCATGGTTGATCTCGACAACAGCCGACTCGAGACAGCGCAGCGCTTCGGTGCCACGGCCGTGGTCAACAGCGGGGACGGCAAGGCAGTCGAGGCGCTGATGAAACTCACGGCCGACCGCGGCGTCGACACCGCAATAGAGGCAGTCGGCATTCCGGCTACCTTCGAGTTGTGCGAGGCGATCATCGCGCCTGGTGGGACGATTGCTAATATTGGCGTACATGGCGTTAAAGTGGATCTTCATCTCGAACACCTGTGGGACCGTAACATCACCATCACCACGCGACTTGTGGATACCGTCAGTACACCGATGCTGCTGGACACATTACGCGCTCGCAATCTCGACGCCGGGCTTCTGATCACACATCGCTTCAGATTCGATCAGATTCTCGATGCGTACGAGACCTTCGAGCATGCTGCAGACACGCACGCGCTGAAAGTGATCATCGCGGCGTAG
- a CDS encoding Crp/Fnr family transcriptional regulator has translation MSKSHQPNENHLLSVLPEAEWKRIEPHLVPVDMPLGQVVYESGDRLDHVYFPTNAIISLLYVMEDGASAEIAIVGNEGLVGIALFMGGETTPSRAVVQSAGHAYRLEARILKEEFHRAGPVQRLLLRYTQALITQMAQTAVCNRHHSIDQQLCRWLLLSIDRLPSHQLKMTQELIANMLGVRRSGVTEAATKLQDAGLIRYSYGHIEVLDRTGLEKRVCECYDVVRREFERLLPDLRAI, from the coding sequence ATGTCGAAATCGCATCAACCCAACGAGAATCACCTGCTATCGGTCTTGCCGGAGGCAGAATGGAAACGTATCGAACCGCATCTAGTGCCGGTCGATATGCCGCTGGGACAAGTGGTATACGAATCCGGCGACCGCCTCGATCACGTCTATTTCCCCACCAACGCCATCATTTCGCTGCTGTACGTCATGGAAGATGGCGCATCCGCCGAGATTGCGATCGTCGGTAATGAAGGGCTCGTCGGCATTGCGCTTTTTATGGGTGGAGAAACCACGCCCAGCCGCGCCGTTGTGCAAAGCGCAGGCCACGCTTACCGGCTGGAGGCTCGCATTCTTAAGGAGGAGTTTCATCGCGCCGGCCCGGTGCAACGGCTGCTGCTTCGCTACACTCAGGCGCTGATTACCCAGATGGCGCAAACCGCGGTCTGCAACAGGCATCATTCGATCGATCAACAGTTGTGCCGCTGGCTGCTCCTGAGCATTGACAGATTACCGTCCCATCAGTTGAAGATGACTCAGGAACTGATCGCCAATATGCTGGGTGTGCGCCGCTCCGGTGTGACCGAAGCCGCCACAAAGCTCCAGGATGCAGGATTGATCCGCTACAGCTATGGCCATATCGAGGTGCTGGATAGGACCGGCCTCGAGAAGCGCGTCTGCGAATGTTATGACGTTGTCAGACGTGAATTTGAACGGCTTTTGCCCGATCTGCGCGCAATCTAG